The Rhododendron vialii isolate Sample 1 chromosome 6a, ASM3025357v1 genome includes a window with the following:
- the LOC131329703 gene encoding zinc finger protein ZAT4-like — MDRDKKTPVPRSSGEGKLWIKLKVNPVKFEQDGAQANAEDHRIGPQRNDEPRVCNVCNKGFGSGKALGGHMRVHVQADKELKTNSSSTNNGRSSGVGGGKTICSICGKDFPSMKSLFGHMRCHPEREWRGIQPPPQAKNSPISSSVSDPESEQFQHMADEDSVTDLTESLPSWCVKAKRGRKGLVTEEENLFDAVEDLMRLARGDSLESGLTHKNRVDGYDFKAEKSNSLIEIESKKRRIQERDCCHPVKKLRMDERGPTHEVKKMEKLGKGKAPVLEKEYMEKSVDESDGGKSGGSDSTIPCEEQLIVSYKYCESTNTKKKRKKLKLRDVESVRESNLIPVDDQVNRTVEIVAAAAPPDKYKCSTCSKCFPTHQALGGHRSSHNKVRIISQNMDESSIAAGEGTGELEANPMIRAEAKKEDEGAGSSKPVLVGESNHQCKICNKIFSTGQALGGHKRCHWTGSADQAGVPNQAGSPGEASQTGHRKILEIDLNELPAMEDEEDGYDYYASNSSHASVG, encoded by the coding sequence ATGGATAGAGATAAGAAAACTCCGGTACCCAGGTCATCGGGGGAGGGAAAGCTGTGGATAAAGCTGAAGGTAAATCCGGTCAAGTTCGAGCAAGATGGGGCCCAAGCCAATGCTGAGGATCATCGGATTGGGCCCCAGAGAAACGACGAGCCTCGGGTATGCAACGTGTGCAACAAAGGGTTCGGCTCCGGTAAAGCATTGGGGGGTCACATGAGAGTTCACGTCCAAGCCGACAAAGAGCTCAAAACCAATTCTAGCAGTACTAATAATGGCCGCTCGAGCGGTGTTGGTGGTGGTAAAACCATTTGCTCCATTTGTGGGAAAGATTTCCCGTCGATGAAATCGTTGTTCGGGCACATGAGGTGCCACCCGGAGAGGGAATGGAGGGGAATTCAGCCGCCTCCACAGGCGAAAAACAGCCCGATATCGTCCTCGGTTTCCGATCCCGAGTCTGAACAATTCCAACATATGGCTGATGAAGACTCGGTGACTGATTTGACCGAGTCGTTACCGAGTTGGTGTGTGAAGGCCAAGCGAGGCCGAAAAGGGCTTGTAACGGAGGAGGAGAATTTATTTGATGCTGTGGAAGATTTGATGAGGCTAGCTCGTGGTGATTCATTGGAGTCCGGATTGACACATAAGAACAGGGTTGATGGGTATGATTTTAAGGCTGAAAAAAGCAATTCTTTGATCGAAATTGAATCGAAGAAGCGGAGGATTCAGGAGAGGGATTGTTGTCACCCTGTGAAGAAACTGAGGATGGATGAAAGAGGGCCCACTCATGAGgtgaaaaaaatggagaaattagGCAAAGGAAAAGCTCCTGTGCTGGAAAAAGAATACATGGAAAAATCAGTTGACGAATCGGATGGGGGAAAATCAGGTGGCAGTGATAGTACTATTCCTTGTGAAGAGCAGCTGATTGTGAGTTACAAATACTGTGAGAGCACTAATActaagaagaagaggaagaagctgaagttGAGGGATGTGGAATCTGTGAGAGAGAGCAATCTGATTCCGGTTGATGATCAGGTTAATCGGACGGTGGAGatagtggcggcggcggcgccACCAGATAAGTACAAATGCAGCACATGTAGCAAGTGTTTCCCAACGCACCAAGCATTGGGTGGGCATAGGTCAAGCCACAACAAAGTCAGGATTATTAGTCAAAACATGGATGAGTCTTCAATTGCAGCTGGTGAGGGTACTGGTGAGTTGGAAGCAAACCCAATGATCCGAGCCGAGGCGAAAAAGGAAGACGAAGGTGCCGGCAGCTCGAAGCCGGTACTGGTGGGAGAGAGCAATCACCAATGCAAGATTTGTAACAAGATTTTTTCTACAGGTCAGGCTCTAGGGGGTCACAAGAGGTGCCACTGGACCGGATCAGCTGATCAGGCTGGTGTGCCGAACCAAGCCGGTTCGCCTGGAGAGGCGAGCCAGACGGGTCATAGAAAAATTCTGGAGATTGATCTGAATGAGCTCCCTGCTATGGAGGATGAAGAAGATGGGTATGACTATTATGCATCTAATTCTTCTCATGCTTCAGTTGGTTAG